The Rhodocytophaga rosea genome has a segment encoding these proteins:
- a CDS encoding helix-turn-helix domain-containing protein, whose amino-acid sequence MENVLFTQLSIPEIRLIFRQELENFYTSKKPDLSQLNSDQWFDLTELCEYLPDKPVKATVYGWVHSSVIPFHKRAKKLFFLKSEIDQWLKSGRRKTLVETANEAENYLSNCKK is encoded by the coding sequence ATGGAAAATGTATTATTCACCCAACTTTCAATTCCTGAAATAAGACTCATATTTAGGCAGGAACTTGAAAACTTTTACACAAGTAAAAAGCCTGACCTATCACAACTAAATTCAGACCAATGGTTTGACCTCACTGAATTATGTGAATACCTTCCTGACAAACCGGTAAAAGCTACTGTATACGGATGGGTACATAGTTCAGTAATACCCTTTCACAAAAGAGCAAAAAAGCTTTTTTTCCTAAAATCAGAAATTGATCAATGGCTTAAATCAGGTCGTAGGAAAACACTGGTAGAAACAGCCAATGAAGCTGAAAATTATTTGTCTAACTGTAAAAAATAA
- a CDS encoding DUF3987 domain-containing protein, whose translation MEPRPEFDFEKYNIGNGINMEDLQNEARQQYSRATEQTVKQNNPFPVEVFPQAVQQIIKATKESLNFPVDFTGCSMLYAVSVATGNTYKLQVKNGWNESTVLYLAIVGPAGTIKSHPLTFSIKPIVERDKQTFREYQKLKTEFDKACKLSKKERTQQVIDEPVKPAWQKFIVSDFTPEALAEVHRFNMRGLGVYADELAGWFKNFNRYHKGAEQEFWLSCWSGKPITIDRKTSEPVFIPLPFISVCGTIQNGILDTMAKDNRSQNGFIDRILFSFPDNLQKEYWSDKELSTQVFDNWHTILNNVLELPLLIDENYTPNPGILSLTTEAKQALAAWERSNTNLIRNAQNDHTASIYSKLEMYVLRLALILELLYYACGESKLENVGIKAATGAMQLIEYFRNTATKVHTIISGSSPVDKLSTDKRNLYELLPDNFTTSTGLEIAHYLGIPERTFKYFLNDKDLFIRIKTGEYEKKY comes from the coding sequence ATGGAGCCCAGACCAGAATTTGATTTTGAAAAATACAATATTGGGAATGGTATCAATATGGAAGATTTGCAGAATGAAGCCCGGCAGCAGTACAGCCGGGCTACTGAACAAACTGTAAAGCAAAACAACCCTTTTCCGGTTGAGGTATTCCCACAGGCCGTACAGCAGATAATCAAAGCAACAAAAGAAAGTTTAAATTTTCCGGTCGATTTTACAGGCTGTTCCATGTTGTATGCTGTTTCAGTTGCTACTGGCAACACGTACAAGCTGCAAGTAAAGAATGGATGGAATGAGAGTACTGTACTATACCTGGCTATTGTAGGACCAGCAGGAACTATTAAAAGCCACCCTCTTACCTTTTCCATAAAACCCATTGTTGAAAGGGATAAGCAAACATTCCGGGAGTATCAGAAACTGAAAACTGAATTTGATAAAGCCTGCAAGCTATCAAAGAAGGAACGGACCCAACAAGTTATAGACGAACCTGTAAAGCCTGCATGGCAAAAATTTATTGTATCAGACTTTACACCGGAAGCCCTGGCAGAGGTACACAGATTCAATATGAGAGGGTTGGGTGTGTATGCTGATGAACTGGCAGGCTGGTTTAAAAATTTCAACCGGTATCACAAAGGAGCTGAACAGGAATTCTGGCTTAGTTGCTGGAGCGGAAAACCCATAACCATTGACCGCAAAACAAGCGAACCAGTATTTATTCCTTTGCCTTTTATTTCTGTTTGTGGCACAATTCAGAACGGTATACTTGACACTATGGCAAAGGATAACCGGAGCCAGAACGGATTTATTGACCGTATACTGTTTTCTTTCCCTGACAACTTGCAGAAGGAGTACTGGAGTGATAAGGAACTGTCAACCCAGGTTTTTGATAACTGGCATACCATACTAAATAATGTGCTTGAATTACCTCTATTAATAGATGAGAATTATACACCAAACCCTGGTATATTATCACTTACTACAGAAGCCAAACAAGCCCTGGCCGCCTGGGAAAGAAGCAATACCAACCTGATCAGAAATGCACAAAACGACCATACGGCCAGTATCTACAGCAAACTGGAAATGTATGTATTACGGTTGGCTTTAATTCTTGAATTGCTGTACTATGCCTGTGGAGAAAGTAAATTGGAAAATGTAGGCATCAAAGCAGCTACAGGAGCCATGCAACTTATTGAATACTTCAGGAATACAGCAACAAAAGTACACACCATAATTTCAGGAAGCAGCCCGGTTGATAAACTTAGTACAGATAAAAGAAACCTGTACGAACTATTGCCGGATAATTTCACAACCTCAACCGGTTTAGAGATAGCACATTATTTAGGAATACCCGAACGTACCTTTAAATATTTCCTCAATGACAAAGATTTGTTTATCAGAATAAAAACAGGAGAATACGAAAAGAAATATTAA